A genomic segment from Aegilops tauschii subsp. strangulata cultivar AL8/78 chromosome 1, Aet v6.0, whole genome shotgun sequence encodes:
- the LOC109773555 gene encoding agamous-like MADS-box protein AGL61 — translation MQPPLGKKTKGRQRRENRLVEDRESRQVTFSKRKSGLWKKASELALLCRASLAVVVFSEAGKGFAFGSPSTDAVLAYAGYGDADVHAAATAAADDVEWEALEALCRETEKKDVEVAAEAAWMSGVGKKVADVQTQAGKRFWWEVDVEALGEAELPEFARALQRLRDNVRRRADNLCPLCRRRSSGRTRHPLIASGLGLFYAIRERNLCHKVRLPF, via the coding sequence ATGCAGCCGCCGCTCGGCAAGAAGACGAAAGGGCGCCAGCGCCGCGAGAACCGGCTGGTGGAGGACAGGGAGTCCCGGCAGGTGACCTTCTCCAAGCGCAAGTCCGGCCTCTGGAAGAAGGCCTCCGAGCTCGCCCTGCTCTGCCGCGCCAGCCTCGCCGTCGTCGTCTTCTCCGAGGCCGGCAAAGGCTTCGCGTTCGGTAGCCCCTCCACCGACGCCGTCCTGGCCTACGCCGGCTACGGCGACGCCGATGTCCATGCTGCTGCCACTGCCGCTGCTGACGACGTGGAGTGGGAGGCCCTGGAGGCGCTGTGCCGGGAGACAGAGAAGAAAGACGTGGAGGTGGCCGCGGAGGCCGCGTGGATGAGCGGCGTCGGGAAGAAGGTGGCGGACGTGCAGACGCAGGCGGGGAAGCGGTTCTGGTGGGAGGTGGACGTGGAGGCGCTCGGGGAGGCCGAGCTGCCCGAGTTCGCCAGGGCGCTCCAGCGCCTCAGGGACAACGTGCGCCGCCGCGCTGACAACCTGTGTccgctctgccgccgccgtagtTCAGGGCGGACCAGGCATCCGTTAATTGCCAGTGGTCTTGGTTTATTTTATGCTATCCGCGAAAGAAATTTGTGTCACAAAGTACGACTCCCTTTTTAA